A portion of the Pseudarthrobacter sp. L1SW genome contains these proteins:
- a CDS encoding FAD/NAD(P)-binding domain-containing protein codes for MEKTQSTRTAIIGAGPRGTSVLERLLARCAAQITAGAGSVRLHIDVIDPYPAGPGHVWQPQQSRLFLMNTQSFYPTLIPEDPDLAPPVAGTTFDQWRARQQRHPSPALGEDELAELAVLEANDFPSRALYGRYLRSTLEELTSKAPDGVTITFHETSAQSVRPAGDGTFDVGLATGATLRTNAVVLALGHVPSRLNPEQRELEASARRLGLQYFPPAVPADVDWSLIPAGEPVLVRGMGLNFFDTMVQLTEGRGGKFVSNGTALSYEPSGQEPRIIAASRRGTPYRAKAALNGYYPASVTLRYFTEAALERFRTAGIRPAFDHDFWPLLHRDALWAYYSTLVRSQPNAVPDAQAFLADLEEALHPHAHSAANWEDSVQSVLAVHVGPRHRLDLPALAAPLAGRSFASRAELDAAVVDYLLDDARRSALGEDDPVKMAIGALHHGRAVLKTAVADGGITDESWVAGLRGWFESFVEGLASGPPALRSEQLAALARAGVVSFVGPDPKFAVDRKNGAFTASSPWVGGAPVTARTMVEALAPGNRVSANDSPVLEQLLADGLVRPRLMMTVEGAPVQSTGLDVVAHPYRPVAANGSVTEGLYVLGLQLSSVQWGTAIAAEALQPGGPNYRSGQRTLRDADEIAGAILGL; via the coding sequence GTGGAAAAAACGCAGAGCACCCGGACCGCCATCATCGGCGCAGGTCCGCGGGGCACCAGCGTCCTGGAACGCCTGCTCGCCCGCTGTGCCGCGCAGATCACTGCGGGTGCGGGCTCCGTGCGCCTCCACATCGATGTCATCGACCCCTATCCGGCGGGCCCTGGGCACGTGTGGCAGCCGCAGCAGTCCCGGCTGTTCCTGATGAACACGCAGTCCTTCTACCCCACGCTGATTCCGGAGGATCCGGACCTGGCCCCGCCGGTCGCCGGAACCACCTTTGACCAGTGGCGGGCCAGGCAGCAGCGGCACCCGTCGCCTGCGCTCGGCGAGGACGAACTTGCTGAACTGGCCGTCCTGGAGGCCAACGACTTTCCCAGCCGCGCCCTGTACGGACGCTACCTCCGCAGCACCCTGGAGGAGCTCACATCCAAAGCGCCCGACGGCGTCACCATCACCTTCCACGAAACGTCAGCACAGTCCGTGCGCCCGGCGGGGGACGGAACGTTCGACGTCGGCCTGGCCACAGGAGCCACGCTGCGCACCAACGCCGTGGTGCTTGCCCTGGGCCACGTCCCGTCACGCCTGAACCCTGAACAGCGCGAACTGGAGGCATCGGCCCGGCGGTTGGGCCTGCAGTACTTCCCGCCGGCCGTTCCTGCAGACGTGGACTGGTCGCTCATTCCCGCAGGTGAGCCCGTCCTGGTCCGGGGCATGGGGCTCAACTTTTTCGACACCATGGTCCAGCTGACGGAGGGCCGCGGCGGAAAGTTCGTCAGTAACGGAACGGCGCTCAGCTACGAGCCGTCGGGCCAGGAACCGCGGATCATTGCCGCTTCCCGGCGGGGAACGCCCTACCGGGCGAAAGCCGCGCTGAACGGCTACTACCCGGCGTCGGTCACCCTGCGCTACTTCACCGAAGCGGCACTGGAGCGGTTCCGCACGGCAGGGATCCGCCCGGCGTTCGACCATGACTTCTGGCCGCTTCTGCACCGTGACGCGCTGTGGGCGTATTACTCCACCCTGGTCCGTTCCCAGCCGAACGCGGTACCTGACGCTCAGGCGTTCCTTGCCGACCTGGAGGAGGCGCTCCACCCGCACGCGCACAGTGCCGCCAACTGGGAGGACAGCGTGCAGAGTGTGCTGGCCGTCCATGTGGGGCCCCGGCACCGGTTGGACCTGCCGGCGCTCGCCGCACCCCTGGCCGGACGCTCCTTTGCCTCACGCGCGGAACTGGATGCCGCCGTCGTGGATTACCTGCTGGACGATGCCCGCCGGTCCGCGCTCGGCGAGGACGACCCCGTGAAGATGGCCATCGGGGCGCTCCACCACGGGCGCGCCGTGCTGAAGACGGCAGTTGCCGACGGCGGCATCACCGATGAATCTTGGGTGGCGGGACTGCGTGGCTGGTTCGAGTCGTTTGTGGAGGGACTCGCCAGCGGGCCTCCCGCGCTGCGCTCCGAGCAGCTTGCGGCGCTGGCCCGGGCAGGTGTGGTGAGCTTCGTGGGCCCGGACCCCAAGTTCGCGGTTGACCGTAAGAACGGCGCGTTTACGGCGTCTTCACCCTGGGTGGGCGGGGCTCCGGTGACTGCCCGGACCATGGTGGAGGCGCTCGCGCCCGGAAACCGGGTTTCGGCTAACGATTCGCCGGTGCTCGAGCAGCTGCTGGCGGACGGCCTGGTGCGGCCGCGGCTCATGATGACGGTGGAGGGGGCGCCCGTCCAGTCCACCGGCCTGGACGTGGTGGCGCATCCCTACCGCCCAGTTGCAGCCAACGGCTCCGTAACCGAAGGCCTGTACGTGCTGGGCCTGCAGCTCTCGTCCGTCCAGTGGGGCACGGCCATCGCCGCCGAGGCCCTCCAGCCCGGCGGGCCCAACTACCGCAGCGGCCAGCGGACCCTGCGCGACGCTGACGAAATCGCCGGGGCCATCCTGGGGCTGTAA
- a CDS encoding MFS transporter, translating into MATSNTVDEAHGGPVQVWSPRLALLVAATFFMEFLDGTVLTTAIPNIAADFRVPAADVNITMTAYLLTVAMGIPLSGWLAERFGARRIFCLAIAIFTAASLACSLSQDLVALTLSRTAQGFGGAMMVPVGTLLVLRGTPKADLLRATAFLVWPGLLAPVLAPLVGGALTTYLSWHWIFLINLPLGVAAFIAALRLVPARAGDRGRRLDWLGLSLTTLGVGALVAGLELVSAHPSAPWAALSAGFGVVAVACAVIWMRRTRNPLFDLGVFSTRTFRAMATGGFAYRLTISSVPFLLPLMFQAGFGWSPLHAGAMVAAVFIGNIGIKPATTPLIRRFGFKAVLVFASLASAATFVLCALLTAETPEPLTFALLVCSGAFRSIGFSAYASVQYADIAPAQLTSANTVSATLVQLATAAGIAVGALLIRLFDGLNSFPADAAGPFRGAFLAMAVLMLASTADSVFLPRHAGAEVSRRKAQRV; encoded by the coding sequence ATGGCAACAAGCAACACGGTGGATGAGGCGCACGGCGGCCCGGTGCAGGTGTGGAGTCCCCGCCTGGCGCTCCTGGTGGCCGCCACTTTCTTCATGGAATTCCTCGACGGCACGGTCCTCACCACGGCCATCCCCAACATCGCCGCCGACTTCCGGGTTCCAGCCGCGGACGTGAACATCACCATGACCGCATACCTCCTGACCGTCGCCATGGGCATCCCGCTCAGCGGCTGGCTGGCTGAGCGCTTTGGTGCCCGCCGCATCTTTTGCCTTGCCATTGCCATCTTCACAGCCGCATCCCTGGCGTGTTCACTCAGCCAGGACCTCGTTGCCCTCACTCTCAGCAGGACCGCGCAGGGGTTCGGCGGCGCCATGATGGTACCGGTGGGAACCCTCCTGGTCCTCCGCGGGACGCCGAAGGCCGACCTCCTCCGCGCCACGGCGTTCCTGGTATGGCCCGGGCTCCTGGCGCCGGTGCTCGCACCGCTGGTGGGCGGCGCCCTGACCACCTACCTTTCCTGGCACTGGATCTTCCTGATCAACCTCCCGCTGGGTGTGGCGGCGTTCATTGCGGCCCTGCGCCTGGTGCCTGCACGGGCCGGTGACCGCGGCCGACGGCTGGACTGGCTGGGGTTGTCGCTCACCACCCTGGGGGTTGGCGCCCTGGTGGCGGGCCTTGAACTGGTGAGCGCCCACCCTTCCGCTCCCTGGGCCGCGCTGAGCGCCGGGTTCGGTGTGGTGGCTGTTGCCTGCGCCGTCATCTGGATGCGCAGGACCCGGAATCCGCTCTTTGACCTCGGGGTCTTCAGTACCCGCACCTTCAGGGCGATGGCCACCGGCGGGTTCGCCTACCGCCTGACCATCAGTTCCGTCCCTTTCCTGCTGCCGCTGATGTTCCAGGCCGGGTTCGGGTGGTCCCCGCTGCACGCGGGCGCCATGGTGGCGGCCGTGTTCATCGGCAACATTGGTATCAAGCCGGCCACCACGCCCCTGATCCGGCGTTTTGGCTTCAAGGCGGTGCTCGTCTTCGCCTCCCTTGCTTCTGCCGCTACGTTTGTCCTGTGCGCCCTGCTTACGGCAGAAACACCAGAGCCGCTGACGTTCGCCCTGCTGGTCTGCAGCGGCGCCTTCCGCTCGATCGGGTTCTCGGCCTATGCGTCAGTCCAGTACGCCGACATCGCACCCGCGCAGCTCACCTCGGCAAATACGGTTTCTGCCACTCTGGTCCAGCTCGCTACTGCTGCCGGCATTGCTGTCGGGGCCCTGCTCATCCGGCTGTTCGACGGGCTCAACAGTTTTCCGGCTGACGCCGCCGGCCCGTTCCGCGGCGCGTTCCTCGCCATGGCGGTGTTGATGCTGGCGAGCACGGCGGACAGCGTGTTCCTGCCGCGGCACGCCGGTGCGGAAGTCAGCCGGCGGAAGGCGCAGCGGGTCTAG
- a CDS encoding RecQ family ATP-dependent DNA helicase, whose product MVDNQHATNLIEPATVPGPAGSTVPPSSATHAQALAVLRELVGNPTAGFHEGQYEAIEALVDDGRRALVVQRTGWGKSAVYFVASLLLRRRGAGPTLIVSPLLALMRDQVAAAARAGVRAVAINSANQLEWDTVREQLAADQVDVLLVSPERLTNPSFRENQLPELIRRTGLLVIDEAHCISDWGHDFRPDYRRIADLITQLPDSVPVLATTATANSRVVHDIEEQLGAGVLTIRGALGRDSLRLGVLSLPDAKQRLGWLLTHLADLPGSGIIYTLTVSAAEDTARLLAEAGHEVLAYTGRTDPADRERAEQLLKDNQVKALVATSALGMGFDKPDLGFVVHLGAPSSPVAYYQQVGRAGRGAANADVLLLPGSEDRDIWQYFATASMPSEEKAAAVLTALAEAGTALSTVALEARVDLRRTPLELLLKVLSVDGAVERVGGGWRSTGQPWAYDAERYRRIAEARVDEQDSMVIYQDTAGCRMEYITSVLDDETAHACGRCDNCAGRWFPAEIAEQATAAAGQTLSRAGGVLEARLQWPSGMDRLGVPVKGKLKPAEGVSEGRVLARLTDLGWGGALRELFAAGAEDRPVDPGVLQACVQVLREWGAGDPRNPGWSGAGRPAAIVSIPSRGKPELVGSLAKGISEIGRIPYLGELQLAHGGPTGSRGGNSAYRLAGVWDRLVVGPDLEAALGSLQGGSVMLVDDIVDSRWTLTVAGRALRQAGAGAVLPLVLAQAG is encoded by the coding sequence ATGGTCGATAACCAGCACGCCACCAACCTCATAGAACCCGCAACCGTTCCTGGACCGGCAGGCAGCACCGTCCCTCCCTCGTCGGCAACCCACGCGCAGGCGCTAGCCGTCCTGCGCGAACTGGTGGGCAACCCCACAGCCGGCTTCCATGAGGGCCAGTATGAAGCCATTGAGGCACTGGTCGACGACGGCCGCAGGGCTTTGGTGGTGCAGCGCACCGGTTGGGGAAAATCCGCAGTCTATTTTGTGGCGTCCCTGCTCCTGCGCCGCCGCGGGGCCGGGCCTACGCTCATCGTGTCGCCGCTCCTCGCCCTGATGCGGGACCAGGTAGCCGCGGCTGCCCGGGCAGGGGTGCGGGCTGTGGCCATCAACTCTGCGAACCAGCTGGAATGGGACACCGTCCGCGAACAGCTCGCCGCTGACCAGGTGGACGTCCTGCTGGTGTCGCCGGAACGGCTGACCAACCCCTCCTTCCGGGAAAACCAGCTGCCCGAACTCATCCGGCGCACGGGCCTGCTGGTCATCGACGAGGCCCACTGCATCTCCGACTGGGGCCACGACTTCCGGCCCGATTACCGCAGGATCGCCGACCTGATCACCCAGCTGCCGGATTCGGTTCCGGTGCTGGCCACCACCGCCACTGCGAACTCCCGGGTGGTCCACGACATCGAAGAGCAGCTCGGCGCGGGCGTCCTCACCATCCGTGGTGCGCTGGGCAGGGATTCCCTGCGGCTGGGGGTCCTGTCACTTCCTGACGCCAAGCAGCGCCTGGGCTGGCTGTTGACGCATCTGGCCGACCTTCCCGGCAGCGGAATCATCTATACATTAACGGTGTCCGCTGCGGAGGATACGGCGCGCCTCCTGGCGGAGGCCGGCCATGAAGTGCTGGCCTACACTGGCCGCACGGACCCCGCGGACAGGGAACGTGCCGAGCAGCTCCTGAAGGACAACCAGGTAAAGGCGCTGGTTGCCACGTCCGCGCTTGGCATGGGTTTTGACAAGCCCGATCTGGGTTTTGTTGTCCACCTGGGGGCGCCCTCCTCGCCGGTGGCCTACTACCAGCAGGTTGGGCGTGCGGGCCGTGGGGCGGCAAATGCCGATGTCCTGCTTCTGCCAGGTTCCGAAGACCGGGACATCTGGCAGTACTTCGCCACTGCTTCCATGCCGTCCGAGGAAAAAGCCGCCGCCGTCCTCACGGCGCTTGCCGAAGCCGGTACGGCATTGTCCACGGTTGCCCTGGAAGCAAGGGTGGACCTCCGCCGCACTCCGCTGGAACTGCTGTTGAAAGTCCTCTCGGTGGATGGTGCTGTGGAGCGGGTGGGTGGCGGCTGGCGGTCCACCGGGCAGCCCTGGGCCTACGACGCCGAACGGTACCGGCGGATAGCCGAGGCACGCGTGGACGAGCAGGACTCCATGGTGATCTACCAGGACACTGCCGGCTGCCGGATGGAGTACATCACGTCCGTCCTCGACGACGAGACCGCCCATGCCTGTGGCAGGTGCGATAACTGTGCCGGCCGGTGGTTTCCGGCGGAGATCGCCGAGCAGGCTACCGCGGCGGCCGGCCAGACGCTCAGCAGGGCGGGCGGAGTGCTGGAAGCGCGGCTGCAGTGGCCCTCCGGCATGGACCGCCTCGGCGTTCCGGTCAAGGGCAAGCTCAAACCTGCGGAAGGAGTCTCGGAGGGGCGGGTCCTCGCGCGGCTGACGGACCTCGGCTGGGGCGGCGCCCTGCGGGAGCTGTTTGCGGCAGGCGCGGAGGACCGGCCCGTTGACCCCGGCGTGCTTCAGGCGTGCGTCCAGGTGCTGCGCGAATGGGGTGCCGGCGACCCCCGCAATCCAGGATGGAGCGGGGCGGGCAGGCCGGCCGCCATCGTCAGCATCCCGTCGCGCGGCAAACCTGAGCTAGTGGGGTCCCTTGCGAAGGGAATCTCGGAGATCGGCCGGATTCCGTACCTGGGCGAGCTTCAGCTGGCCCATGGTGGCCCCACGGGAAGCCGCGGGGGCAACAGCGCCTACCGGCTGGCGGGGGTGTGGGACCGCCTTGTGGTGGGGCCGGACCTTGAGGCCGCGCTGGGTTCCTTGCAGGGCGGCAGCGTGATGCTGGTCGACGACATTGTGGACAGCAGGTGGACGCTCACCGTGGCCGGCCGGGCCCTTCGCCAGGCCGGGGCGGGTGCCGTGCTTCCGCTGGTGCTGGCCCAGGCTGGCTGA
- a CDS encoding phosphomannomutase/phosphoglucomutase, whose protein sequence is MTSEQTTTFDLSASFKAYDVRGIVGESITAEIVEAVGAAFVDILKLEGETILVGGDMRPSSPEFSKAFANGAATRGANVELLDLISTDELYFACGYLNRAGATFTASHNPAGYNGIKMSKAGAVPISSESGLKDIQALAEQYLNTGAIPAAAERGLIGVRDVLKDYSEYLRKLVDLSGSRPLKVVVDAGNGMAGLTTPAVLGDTLLPKLPLDIVPLYFELDGSFPNHPANPLEPENLRDLQAAVVEHGADIGLAFDGDADRCFVVDEKGEPVSPSAITGMVARREIARAKALGEETPTIIHNLLTSRAVSELVEHDGGRAVRTRVGHSFIKAVMAEEGAVFGGEHSAHFYFRDFWNADTGMLAAMHVLAALGEQDGPLSELGREYEPYVSSGEINSEVEDKPAAVERVRAAFAEEDITIDTLDGSTFTANDGSYWFNLRPSNTEPFLRLNAEATDRATMEQVRDRVLAIVRA, encoded by the coding sequence GTGACTAGCGAACAGACAACGACTTTTGACCTTTCGGCATCCTTCAAGGCGTACGACGTCCGTGGCATCGTGGGCGAATCCATCACCGCCGAAATCGTCGAAGCCGTGGGGGCCGCCTTCGTGGACATCCTGAAGCTCGAAGGCGAGACCATCCTGGTGGGCGGGGACATGCGCCCTTCCTCCCCGGAGTTCAGCAAGGCCTTCGCCAACGGCGCAGCCACCCGCGGCGCCAACGTTGAGCTGCTGGACCTGATTTCCACGGACGAACTGTACTTCGCCTGCGGTTACCTGAACCGCGCAGGGGCCACCTTCACCGCCAGCCACAACCCTGCCGGCTACAACGGCATCAAGATGTCCAAGGCCGGCGCCGTTCCCATCTCTTCCGAGTCCGGCCTCAAGGACATCCAGGCCCTCGCCGAGCAGTACCTCAACACGGGCGCCATCCCGGCCGCGGCCGAGCGCGGGCTCATCGGCGTCCGCGACGTACTCAAGGACTACTCCGAATACCTCCGCAAGCTGGTGGACCTGTCCGGTTCCCGGCCGCTGAAGGTGGTGGTGGACGCAGGCAACGGCATGGCCGGCCTCACCACCCCTGCCGTGCTGGGCGACACCCTGCTCCCCAAGCTGCCCCTGGACATCGTTCCCCTGTACTTCGAGCTGGACGGCTCCTTCCCCAACCACCCCGCGAACCCCCTGGAACCGGAAAACCTCCGCGACCTGCAGGCGGCAGTGGTGGAGCATGGCGCGGACATTGGCCTGGCGTTCGACGGCGACGCCGACCGCTGCTTCGTGGTGGACGAGAAAGGCGAGCCCGTCTCGCCGTCGGCCATCACGGGCATGGTGGCGCGCCGCGAGATTGCCCGCGCCAAGGCGTTGGGTGAGGAAACCCCCACGATCATCCACAACCTCCTCACCTCGCGCGCCGTGTCAGAGCTGGTGGAGCACGACGGCGGCCGGGCAGTCCGCACGCGTGTGGGCCACTCCTTCATTAAGGCGGTCATGGCGGAGGAAGGCGCGGTCTTCGGCGGCGAGCACTCAGCCCACTTCTACTTCCGTGACTTCTGGAACGCGGACACCGGCATGCTGGCAGCGATGCATGTCCTGGCAGCCCTGGGCGAACAGGACGGCCCGCTCTCTGAGCTGGGCCGCGAGTACGAGCCCTACGTCAGCTCGGGCGAGATCAACTCCGAGGTCGAGGACAAGCCCGCCGCCGTGGAGCGTGTGCGCGCGGCCTTCGCCGAGGAGGACATCACCATCGACACCCTGGACGGCAGCACGTTCACCGCCAACGACGGCAGCTACTGGTTCAACCTCCGCCCGTCCAACACCGAACCCTTCCTCCGGCTTAACGCAGAGGCAACCGACCGCGCCACGATGGAACAGGTCCGGGACCGCGTCCTGGCGATTGTCCGGGCGTAG
- a CDS encoding prolyl oligopeptidase family protein has translation MTTTEADPAPAPGSGNTTGPAPQGIAPEPTDENVWLEDIYGDEQLAWVKEQNSRTEDLLEDADYVQLEGSILEVLDSTDRIAMVGKRGDWYYNFWKDGKNPKGLWRRTTWESYCTDTPEWDVLLDVDALAEAEGQEWVFHGATFLRPASGEPYRHALLALSPDGGDANRYREFDVQTRAFVDPAKGGFDLPTAKGNVSWLDADTLLVASTADGLPKTASSYARAAVTLKRGDTLAGAPRLFEVPEHHMMTVVAHDSTPGFERTFAVDYIDFFNRRNLVLRDGSWLQIDVPTDVNVSAHREWLLFRPRQDWALGTSTYPAGSLLAARFEDYLAGSRDIAVLFTPDANTSLQSWSWTRDFLLLNLLKDVSSEIRVLDPARPTHNAQAAWASSPLDACPPLHDVNAYAVDDEDEADGGAGNDFWLVATGFTTPTTLMRGTLERAASGTPGVVSRHAVVKASPSFFADGDYEVQQHFAVSDDGTRVPYFQVASRDLPLDGQNPTQLSGYGGFEVSRTPAYTGTVGRAWLERRTSGAQGTDGEAPHSRGGVYVVANIRGGGEYGPAWHRAALQENRHKAYQDFAAVATDLISRGVTSRERLGCVGGSNGGLLVGNMLTQYPELFGAVSCGVPLLDMRRYTRLSAGHSWIAEYGDPDVPEQWEYIRTFSPYHLLKDGVEYPETFIWTATSDDRVGPVQARKMAARMLAMGIPNVWFHEALEGGHAGASDNRQAAALQARSQHFLWKSLAGGAS, from the coding sequence ATGACCACCACTGAAGCTGATCCAGCGCCCGCCCCCGGTTCCGGCAACACCACCGGCCCCGCCCCGCAGGGCATCGCGCCCGAGCCCACGGACGAGAACGTCTGGCTTGAGGATATCTACGGCGACGAGCAGCTTGCCTGGGTGAAGGAGCAGAACTCCCGCACCGAGGACCTCCTGGAGGACGCGGACTATGTCCAGCTTGAGGGCAGCATCCTTGAGGTCCTGGACTCCACGGACCGGATCGCCATGGTGGGCAAGCGCGGTGACTGGTACTACAACTTCTGGAAGGACGGGAAGAACCCCAAGGGCCTGTGGCGCCGCACCACGTGGGAGAGCTACTGCACGGATACCCCCGAGTGGGACGTTCTGCTCGATGTCGACGCGCTGGCGGAGGCCGAGGGCCAGGAGTGGGTTTTCCACGGTGCCACCTTCCTGCGGCCCGCTTCCGGAGAACCATACCGGCACGCGTTGTTGGCCCTCTCCCCCGACGGCGGCGACGCCAACCGGTACCGCGAATTCGACGTCCAAACGCGCGCCTTCGTGGACCCCGCGAAGGGCGGCTTCGACCTCCCGACGGCGAAGGGCAATGTTTCGTGGCTGGACGCGGACACGCTGCTGGTGGCCTCCACCGCGGACGGACTGCCGAAGACCGCTTCCTCCTACGCCCGGGCGGCCGTCACGCTGAAGCGCGGGGACACCCTGGCCGGGGCGCCACGCCTGTTCGAGGTGCCCGAGCACCACATGATGACCGTGGTTGCCCACGATTCCACCCCCGGTTTTGAGCGCACCTTCGCCGTTGACTACATCGATTTCTTCAACCGCAGGAACCTGGTGCTGCGCGACGGTTCCTGGCTCCAGATCGACGTTCCCACGGACGTGAATGTCAGCGCGCACCGGGAATGGCTGCTGTTCCGGCCCCGGCAGGACTGGGCACTGGGCACCTCGACGTATCCGGCCGGCTCGCTCCTCGCCGCCCGGTTCGAGGACTACCTGGCCGGCTCACGGGACATTGCCGTGCTGTTCACCCCGGATGCGAATACGTCCCTGCAGTCCTGGAGCTGGACCCGCGACTTCCTGCTGCTGAACCTCCTGAAGGACGTGTCCTCCGAGATCCGGGTGCTCGATCCCGCCCGGCCAACGCACAATGCGCAGGCAGCGTGGGCGTCTTCGCCCTTGGACGCCTGCCCGCCGCTGCATGACGTCAACGCCTACGCGGTGGACGATGAAGACGAGGCCGACGGCGGTGCGGGCAACGACTTCTGGCTGGTCGCCACAGGTTTCACCACCCCCACCACGCTGATGCGCGGCACCTTGGAGCGCGCGGCTTCCGGTACCCCCGGCGTGGTGAGCCGGCACGCGGTGGTCAAGGCGTCGCCGTCGTTCTTCGCAGACGGCGATTATGAAGTGCAGCAGCACTTCGCCGTGTCCGACGACGGGACCCGGGTTCCGTACTTCCAGGTTGCCTCCCGGGACCTGCCGCTGGACGGGCAGAACCCCACCCAGCTTTCCGGCTACGGCGGATTCGAAGTTTCCCGGACACCGGCCTACACCGGCACGGTGGGCAGGGCCTGGCTGGAACGCCGGACCTCGGGCGCGCAAGGGACGGACGGGGAAGCCCCCCACTCCCGCGGCGGCGTGTACGTGGTGGCGAACATCCGCGGCGGCGGCGAGTACGGGCCGGCATGGCACCGGGCGGCGCTGCAGGAAAACCGGCACAAGGCCTATCAGGACTTCGCCGCCGTTGCCACGGACCTGATCTCCCGGGGCGTCACGTCGCGGGAGCGGCTGGGCTGCGTGGGCGGGTCCAACGGCGGCCTGCTGGTAGGCAACATGCTGACCCAGTACCCGGAGCTCTTCGGGGCCGTTTCATGCGGGGTGCCGCTGCTGGACATGCGCCGCTACACCAGGCTCTCCGCCGGCCACTCCTGGATTGCCGAGTACGGCGACCCCGATGTCCCGGAACAGTGGGAGTACATCAGGACGTTCAGCCCCTACCACCTGCTGAAGGACGGGGTGGAGTACCCGGAAACGTTCATCTGGACGGCAACCTCCGATGACAGGGTTGGCCCGGTCCAGGCGCGCAAGATGGCGGCCCGGATGCTGGCCATGGGCATCCCCAACGTCTGGTTCCACGAAGCGCTGGAGGGCGGCCACGCGGGCGCGTCGGACAACCGGCAGGCCGCGGCGCTGCAGGCCCGCAGCCAGCACTTCCTGTGGAAGTCGCTGGCCGGCGGGGCCTCATAA
- a CDS encoding GNAT family N-acetyltransferase → MEVAGRRGLITLALEVRRALAPDVERLAAVHVRCWQETYRGMLSEGFLASQNAGSRLPLWRHLLEAAEPAHAWVASDGGTVVGFAGIRREPGAASHSFAPPSSGNLELWGLYLLASHQGLGLGRRLLVAALGNEAASLWVAADNQRAIGFYRHFGFEPDGAADVIPEWEDLREIRMVRGAQPPG, encoded by the coding sequence GTGGAAGTCGCTGGCCGGCGGGGCCTCATAACGTTGGCGCTTGAGGTGCGGCGGGCGCTGGCCCCGGACGTGGAACGGCTGGCCGCGGTCCACGTCCGCTGCTGGCAGGAGACGTACCGGGGCATGTTGTCCGAGGGATTCCTTGCCTCGCAGAACGCCGGTTCCCGGCTGCCCCTCTGGCGCCACCTGCTGGAGGCCGCCGAGCCGGCGCATGCGTGGGTGGCTTCCGACGGCGGCACGGTCGTTGGGTTTGCCGGCATCCGCAGGGAGCCAGGGGCCGCCTCACACAGCTTTGCGCCGCCGTCGTCCGGGAACCTGGAACTGTGGGGGCTGTACCTGCTGGCTTCGCACCAGGGGCTGGGCCTGGGCCGCCGCCTTCTTGTTGCAGCACTGGGCAATGAGGCGGCGAGCCTGTGGGTGGCTGCCGACAACCAGCGCGCCATCGGCTTCTACCGTCACTTCGGGTTTGAACCTGACGGCGCCGCCGACGTGATTCCGGAGTGGGAAGACCTTCGCGAAATCAGGATGGTCCGGGGCGCACAGCCCCCGGGGTGA